The Acidimicrobiales bacterium genomic interval GACCCTGATTGACCGGAGCCATCGCTCCATCCCTTTCGCAGTCAACGACTTTTCTGGGGTTACAGATCTCGTCTCAGACACATACTCAATAACAAAGTCAAGTAACTCCTCGTCGTTCCACTTCCTGGAGTAGTTGCTGTGGAGCTTTTTCCCGGATCGAATACCAGCCGTGGCGCATGCAGCGGACCAGCTACCGAACACCTTGATAAAAATTGATGTTGTCGGACCATTCAGAAGCCCGAGGGTTCGAAGGTCGGAATACCGCTGAGCAGTCAATGGTTCTTGATGTGTGGCCGCCAGGCGCAAAACTGCCAATAATTCGTCGGACTCCCACGGCCTACGTCGGCTCCGGCCTCTAGGGCGTTCGCCTCTCAGCAGCTCAGCCTTCTGGTCTGCATACTCCG includes:
- a CDS encoding SHOCT domain-containing protein, with translation MAVADELSKLADLLDRGAITKAEYADQKAELLRGERPRGRSRRRPWESDELLAVLRLAATHQEPLTAQRYSDLRTLGLLNGPTTSIFIKVFGSWSAACATAGIRSGKKLHSNYSRKWNDEELLDFVIEYVSETRSVTPEKSLTAKGMERWLRSIRV